The Hypanus sabinus isolate sHypSab1 chromosome 1, sHypSab1.hap1, whole genome shotgun sequence genome contains a region encoding:
- the elmod3 gene encoding ELMO domain-containing protein 3 isoform X1, whose product MDGDQLCRTETREKVLNFPGIGNCAPGALQEQHGYKNGLLGLCLRPQVTDDACNGKAVLKSIPISTLKHNGLLQSLTAGGDEQKHDVEVTLEVLQAEAEWEALETAQKELPLEEREGPTDITGSTLLISFNEALQHFQTADLYEYRKNIQPTVRRTGFSAITHFLFGPPRLHKELQEERDLVFAIGQCSLDNNQKVHIRVLQTIYKKLTGAKFDCARYGTHWEQLGFQGRDPGTDLRGTGFLGLMHTLYMVMDLKTLPLARDIYKLSHHPTQNFPFCLMSINITRIAIQALREECLSKECNRRQQVIGVLNDFYVAAFLHLYQIWKTQHKTISDSGFVLKEVETFAKKNPKQLLKKLEIYLMERQNGMVLSTDKMSLATNHAGVRPKSTSAANTKEMNFMGVCELEPEPEAEVRLI is encoded by the exons ATGGACGGGGACCAGCTTTGTAGAACTGAGACGAGAGAGAAG GTGTTGAATTTTCCTGGCATTGGGAATTGTGCCCCAGGCGCACTTCAAGAACAGCATGGTTACAAAAAT GGTCTGCTGGGTTTGTGTCTACGCCCACAGGTGACTGACGATGCGTGCAACGGAAAAGCAGTGCTGAAATCTATACCT ATTTCTACATTGAAACACAATGGCCTTCTACAGTCTCTTACTGCAGGTGGTGATGAGCAGAAGCATGATG TGGAAGTGACGTTGGAGGTGCTGCAGGCAGAGGCAGAGTGGGAAGCtttggaaacagcacaaaaag AATTACCATTGGAGGAACGGGAAG GTCCAACTGACATCACAGGATCCACCCTGCTCATCTCCTTTAATGAAGCACTTCAGCATTTCCAAACAGCAGATCTCTATGAGTACAGG AAGAACATCCAGCCAACTGTACGCAGGACAGGATTTTCTGCCATCACCCATTTTCTCTTTGGCCCACCACGTTTGCACAAGGAGTTGCAGGAAGAGCGGGATCTGGTATTTGCAATTGGCCAGT GCTCCCTGGACAACAATCAGAAAGTTCACATTCGGGTTTTGCAGACAATTTACAAAAAACTGACAGGGGCAAAATTTGACTGTGCACGATATGGCACACACTGGGAGCAATTGGGATTTCAAG GTCGAGATCCAGGGACAGACCTACGTGGGACAGGGTTCCTTGGTCTGATGCACACATTATATATGGTGATGGACCTGAAGACTCTACCTTTGGCTCGGGACATTTACAAACTGTCACACCATCCGACACAA AATTTCCCTTTCTGTCTAATGTCCATTAATATCACCAGAATCGCTATCCAGGCTCTGAGGGAAGAATGTCTATCCAA agAATGTAATCGAAGACAGCAAGTGATTGGAGTCCTTAATGATTTCTACGTGGCAGCCTTCCTGCATCTTTATCAGATTTGGAAAACACAGCACAAAACCATCTCTGATTCAGGATTCGTTCTTAAAG AGGTTGAAACATTTGCTAAAAAGAATCCAAAGCAACTGCTGAAAAAGTTGGAAATCTACTTGATGGAGCGACAGAATGGGATGGTCCTGTCCACGGACAAGATGTCCCTAGCTACCAATCACGCTGGGGTGAGGCCAAAATCCACATCAGCTGCAAACACCAAAGAGATGAACTTTATGGGCGTGTGTGAGCTGGAGCCAGAGCCTGAGGCTGAGGTGCGGCTAATCTGA
- the elmod3 gene encoding ELMO domain-containing protein 3 isoform X2: MDGDQLCRTETREKGLLGLCLRPQVTDDACNGKAVLKSIPISTLKHNGLLQSLTAGGDEQKHDVEVTLEVLQAEAEWEALETAQKELPLEEREGPTDITGSTLLISFNEALQHFQTADLYEYRKNIQPTVRRTGFSAITHFLFGPPRLHKELQEERDLVFAIGQCSLDNNQKVHIRVLQTIYKKLTGAKFDCARYGTHWEQLGFQGRDPGTDLRGTGFLGLMHTLYMVMDLKTLPLARDIYKLSHHPTQNFPFCLMSINITRIAIQALREECLSKECNRRQQVIGVLNDFYVAAFLHLYQIWKTQHKTISDSGFVLKEVETFAKKNPKQLLKKLEIYLMERQNGMVLSTDKMSLATNHAGVRPKSTSAANTKEMNFMGVCELEPEPEAEVRLI; encoded by the exons ATGGACGGGGACCAGCTTTGTAGAACTGAGACGAGAGAGAAG GGTCTGCTGGGTTTGTGTCTACGCCCACAGGTGACTGACGATGCGTGCAACGGAAAAGCAGTGCTGAAATCTATACCT ATTTCTACATTGAAACACAATGGCCTTCTACAGTCTCTTACTGCAGGTGGTGATGAGCAGAAGCATGATG TGGAAGTGACGTTGGAGGTGCTGCAGGCAGAGGCAGAGTGGGAAGCtttggaaacagcacaaaaag AATTACCATTGGAGGAACGGGAAG GTCCAACTGACATCACAGGATCCACCCTGCTCATCTCCTTTAATGAAGCACTTCAGCATTTCCAAACAGCAGATCTCTATGAGTACAGG AAGAACATCCAGCCAACTGTACGCAGGACAGGATTTTCTGCCATCACCCATTTTCTCTTTGGCCCACCACGTTTGCACAAGGAGTTGCAGGAAGAGCGGGATCTGGTATTTGCAATTGGCCAGT GCTCCCTGGACAACAATCAGAAAGTTCACATTCGGGTTTTGCAGACAATTTACAAAAAACTGACAGGGGCAAAATTTGACTGTGCACGATATGGCACACACTGGGAGCAATTGGGATTTCAAG GTCGAGATCCAGGGACAGACCTACGTGGGACAGGGTTCCTTGGTCTGATGCACACATTATATATGGTGATGGACCTGAAGACTCTACCTTTGGCTCGGGACATTTACAAACTGTCACACCATCCGACACAA AATTTCCCTTTCTGTCTAATGTCCATTAATATCACCAGAATCGCTATCCAGGCTCTGAGGGAAGAATGTCTATCCAA agAATGTAATCGAAGACAGCAAGTGATTGGAGTCCTTAATGATTTCTACGTGGCAGCCTTCCTGCATCTTTATCAGATTTGGAAAACACAGCACAAAACCATCTCTGATTCAGGATTCGTTCTTAAAG AGGTTGAAACATTTGCTAAAAAGAATCCAAAGCAACTGCTGAAAAAGTTGGAAATCTACTTGATGGAGCGACAGAATGGGATGGTCCTGTCCACGGACAAGATGTCCCTAGCTACCAATCACGCTGGGGTGAGGCCAAAATCCACATCAGCTGCAAACACCAAAGAGATGAACTTTATGGGCGTGTGTGAGCTGGAGCCAGAGCCTGAGGCTGAGGTGCGGCTAATCTGA